In the Candidatus Fusobacterium pullicola genome, GGACATGATGGACATATGGCTACACTTTTAGGTTTTGCTAAGTATCTAACTACAATACAACCATTAGAAAAAAGTGTTTTACTGATATTTCAACCAGCTGAGGAAGCTCCCGGTAGAGCTAGAGAGATTTGTAAATCTGGACTTTTACAAAAATACTCTGTAAAAGAGATATATGGCCTACATCTATTTCCAGAGCTACCAGAGGGAACAATAGGAACAAGAGCCGGAGCTTTTTTTGCTCAACCTACCGTTATCCATGGAAAAATTACAGGTAAAAGTGGGCATGGTGCTATGCCACACAAGGGAATTGATGCACTTCAAGCCTTTACAAAGGTTGTAGATGCTTACCAAACTATTATCTCTAGAAACTTTTCTCCCTTTGATACAACAGCCTTAACTATTGGAAAATTTCAAGGGGGAAGTGCCTTCAATATCCTTCCAGAAACAGTGGAGTTTTGGGGAACACTAAGAACTTTTTCTCAAAAAAATACTGATTTTGCTATCCAAAGAATAAAAGAGATTCATAGAGGAATGGAGATTGCTTATAATGTTAAAATTGAAGAGAATATAGAGGTTATGTATCCTCCAGTTACAAACGATACTAAACTGTATGAAAGATTTTTAAAGAGTATAGATGGTATACCTTTTGTTGAGTATGAGCCTTTAGCTATTGCTGAAGATTTCTCTTACTATCAACAGGAAGTACCTGGATTATTTATTCTACTAGGGGTTAGAAACGAAGATAAGGGATTTACTCAAGCTCTACATAATTGCAAATTTAACTTTGATGAA is a window encoding:
- a CDS encoding amidohydrolase — translated: MNLDFLLDDVIKNRRALHQIPEVALNEFKTQKYLREYLVSIGLNPQDICETGLYVYIEGKDKENCIAFRSDIDALNILEENEIEFVSQNKGQMHACGHDGHMATLLGFAKYLTTIQPLEKSVLLIFQPAEEAPGRAREICKSGLLQKYSVKEIYGLHLFPELPEGTIGTRAGAFFAQPTVIHGKITGKSGHGAMPHKGIDALQAFTKVVDAYQTIISRNFSPFDTTALTIGKFQGGSAFNILPETVEFWGTLRTFSQKNTDFAIQRIKEIHRGMEIAYNVKIEENIEVMYPPVTNDTKLYERFLKSIDGIPFVEYEPLAIAEDFSYYQQEVPGLFILLGVRNEDKGFTQALHNCKFNFDEKALLTGIEMFAKIYNNFK